The following are encoded in a window of Spiroplasma tabanidicola genomic DNA:
- the sufB gene encoding Fe-S cluster assembly protein SufB: protein MKKLKQEKEIKEISNYKYGFNEGETSSFKVEKGLNEKIVSQISQIKNEPEWMLDFRLDSLKKFNARPQPDFGPDLNFIDFQDYYYYTRGTDEIVDSWEKLPENIKKTYDRLGIPEAEKNFFMGINAQWDATPVYEQLQSEIADLGVIFTDCDTALKKYPEIFKQYFGKLVSNDDNKYAALNSAVWSGGTFIYVPKGVKVERPLQAYFRINFQKSGQFERTLIIVEDDAELHYVEGCTAPIYSSNNLHAAIVEIFVGKRSHVRYTTVQNWSDNVLNLVTKRSLVEEDGRMEWVDGNIGSKINMKYPSCILKGDRAQGDTISIAVAKKGVYQDAGSKMIHLGKETKSKIVSKSITFQGGTANYRGLAFIGPNAYNSKARVECDTLILDNQSHSDTIPQNKVHNNESQIEHEATVSKVSEEQLFYLMSRGISEQEALELIVMGFLEPFTKELPLEYAVELNQLIKMDMEGSVG from the coding sequence ATGAAAAAATTAAAACAAGAAAAAGAAATTAAAGAAATAAGTAATTATAAATATGGATTTAATGAAGGAGAAACTTCAAGTTTTAAAGTAGAAAAAGGATTAAACGAAAAAATAGTTAGTCAAATTTCTCAAATTAAAAATGAACCTGAATGAATGCTTGATTTTCGTTTAGATAGTTTGAAAAAGTTTAATGCTCGTCCTCAACCTGATTTTGGACCAGACTTGAATTTTATTGATTTTCAAGATTATTATTACTACACAAGAGGGACTGATGAAATAGTTGACAGTTGAGAAAAGTTACCAGAAAACATTAAAAAAACTTATGATCGTTTAGGAATTCCAGAAGCTGAAAAAAACTTTTTTATGGGAATAAATGCTCAATGAGATGCAACTCCAGTTTATGAACAATTACAAAGTGAAATTGCAGATTTAGGAGTAATTTTTACAGATTGTGATACTGCTTTGAAAAAATATCCTGAAATTTTTAAACAATACTTTGGGAAATTAGTTTCAAATGATGACAATAAATATGCTGCTTTAAATAGTGCTGTATGATCTGGAGGAACTTTTATATATGTTCCAAAAGGAGTAAAAGTTGAAAGACCATTACAAGCATATTTTAGAATTAACTTTCAAAAATCAGGACAGTTTGAAAGAACATTAATAATTGTTGAAGATGATGCAGAACTTCATTATGTTGAAGGATGTACTGCACCAATTTATTCAAGTAACAATTTACATGCAGCAATTGTAGAAATATTTGTTGGTAAAAGAAGTCATGTTAGATACACAACTGTTCAAAATTGAAGTGATAATGTATTAAATTTAGTTACAAAAAGAAGTCTTGTTGAAGAAGATGGAAGAATGGAATGAGTTGATGGAAATATTGGATCAAAAATTAATATGAAATATCCGTCATGTATTTTAAAAGGGGATCGAGCACAAGGAGATACTATATCAATTGCTGTTGCAAAAAAAGGTGTTTATCAAGATGCTGGAAGTAAAATGATACACTTAGGAAAAGAAACTAAATCTAAGATTGTTTCAAAATCAATTACTTTTCAAGGTGGAACAGCAAATTATCGAGGTTTAGCTTTTATTGGTCCAAATGCATATAATTCAAAAGCAAGAGTTGAATGCGACACTTTAATTTTAGATAACCAAAGTCATTCTGACACTATTCCTCAAAATAAAGTTCACAATAATGAGTCGCAAATAGAACATGAAGCAACAGTTTCAAAAGTAAGTGAAGAACAATTATTTTATTTAATGAGTCGTGGTATTAGTGAACAAGAAGCTTTGGAATTAATTGTTATGGGTTTTTTAGAACCTTTTACAAAAGAATTACCTTTAGAATATGCAGTTGAGTTAAATCAATTGATAAAAATGGATATGGAAGGTTCTGTTGGTTAA
- a CDS encoding NifU family protein has translation MEKNKDKSLEQKVIDVIDQLKMYVRQDGGDMEFVALKDKIVYIRLLGNCVGCGLTNMTYKEGVESILFEEFPYDIDGVELIL, from the coding sequence ATGGAAAAAAATAAAGACAAAAGTTTAGAACAAAAAGTAATCGATGTCATAGATCAACTAAAAATGTATGTTCGTCAAGATGGTGGAGATATGGAATTTGTAGCCCTTAAAGATAAAATTGTTTATATTCGACTTTTAGGAAATTGTGTTGGTTGCGGACTAACAAATATGACTTATAAAGAGGGAGTAGAGAGTATTTTATTTGAAGAATTTCCCTATGATATTGATGGTGTAGAATTAATTTTATAA
- a CDS encoding endo-beta-N-acetylglucosaminidase: MKKLLNAMLLLSIPSTFITQVVSCKVKEDINSFLNGFSNFQWSNQENGDGIEYDPYDINYQIDSSQSNMNDLGSINPDNYKTYLDYENFSTGFKWPKDIEKQVSTGVPLNKGFMPNGNVASDFGIKSPAQYYRRLNELLNFDPQKDMDAKYAKSNFDIRDREFVAAKTTDSQDDRVNFNLLSYNSQGPSTNRNTIVGSKNPFETTQLNWQFNNVFVGWSGSWYEGPIIPPPADNIESAHKQGAKIYGNIFLDGFHGLTKEMLQGFLKKDEQGNFLIVDKLIEIANYFGFDGWFINNEANGFAADGTILNTNDMLKIVQEFNRKTSLSEDKKIRDLNIIYYQSWANLEYDETSESYTNYNFAKFSKSGYKDNNINKLTSLQLDFGHSPGSYDRFLRENPDYKSSDIYTIIDGGYNVFIHGTYNYKNLIYPFNLNGSEAYDKTRPSSFSGFYDGGSAKFAEAVDNILGKEKKGTIGRYLLKNQINALYNDIIYSGTNMFISNSDKGLNGSEYGEKVRSLSNFASEAISVDPRIHWNNKPKQNVDMIEKIFNYNSNASKTNTSSLGIGSFVREKTVFIDKNIENSFLKTNFSTGGGVNFVEDQNTVFKNYPWLNRRLTDILPTYKWRIFDTKSPDTALPIDEIAGGYDYYDIYNKGNSIVIGSGFDQEGKILPATWDTNKTYGWDIIGTNIKKDNNTLSLVYKDNAPVESKSDVNIRLTFADSEGKPIYQDESKVYKTEKIENLSNDWKRITINLAEENLGLNENKVLARIGLNIKPKSEKFKFNVGELNVQSNNFVTNQQEKNFRIFNPKSEYVIYRNYEDQVKNSIRFNWEVSDENLVDYYQIYVFKDNKWFRIGETSQTAYYLKDLLSDNGIEIGMRPVYKSTGKKGDIYKFKINL, encoded by the coding sequence ATGAAAAAATTACTTAATGCAATGCTGCTTTTATCAATTCCTTCTACTTTTATTACTCAGGTTGTTTCTTGTAAAGTTAAAGAAGATATAAATAGCTTTTTGAATGGATTTAGCAATTTTCAATGATCAAATCAAGAAAATGGTGATGGAATCGAATATGATCCATATGATATTAATTACCAAATTGATAGTTCTCAATCAAACATGAATGATTTAGGAAGTATAAATCCAGATAATTATAAAACATATCTTGATTATGAAAATTTTAGTACAGGTTTTAAATGACCAAAAGATATAGAAAAACAAGTTTCAACTGGTGTGCCATTGAATAAAGGTTTTATGCCAAATGGGAATGTCGCAAGTGATTTTGGTATTAAATCTCCAGCACAATATTATCGTCGATTGAATGAGTTGCTAAACTTTGATCCTCAAAAAGATATGGATGCAAAATATGCAAAGTCTAATTTTGATATTCGTGATAGAGAATTTGTAGCTGCAAAAACAACTGATTCGCAAGATGATCGTGTTAACTTTAACTTATTAAGTTATAACTCTCAAGGTCCATCAACGAATCGTAATACAATTGTAGGATCAAAAAATCCATTTGAAACTACTCAGCTTAATTGACAATTCAACAACGTTTTTGTTGGATGATCTGGTTCATGATATGAAGGACCAATTATTCCACCACCTGCAGATAATATCGAATCAGCACATAAACAAGGTGCAAAAATTTATGGAAATATTTTTTTGGATGGTTTTCATGGATTAACAAAAGAAATGTTACAGGGCTTTTTAAAAAAAGATGAACAAGGCAATTTCTTAATTGTTGACAAATTGATTGAAATTGCTAATTATTTTGGATTTGATGGTTGATTTATCAACAATGAAGCAAATGGTTTTGCTGCAGATGGAACTATTTTAAATACTAATGACATGTTAAAAATAGTTCAAGAATTTAATAGAAAAACAAGTCTTTCAGAAGATAAAAAAATAAGAGATTTAAATATAATCTACTATCAATCATGAGCAAATCTAGAATATGATGAAACCTCAGAATCATATACTAATTATAACTTTGCCAAATTTAGTAAGTCTGGTTATAAAGATAATAATATTAACAAGTTGACAAGTTTACAACTTGACTTTGGACATTCTCCAGGTAGTTATGATCGCTTTTTAAGAGAAAATCCTGATTATAAGAGTTCTGATATTTATACAATTATTGATGGTGGTTATAACGTATTTATTCATGGAACATATAATTATAAAAACTTAATTTATCCTTTTAATTTAAATGGAAGTGAAGCATATGATAAAACTAGACCAAGTAGTTTTTCAGGTTTTTATGATGGTGGATCAGCAAAATTTGCAGAAGCAGTTGATAATATATTAGGTAAAGAAAAAAAAGGAACAATTGGAAGATACTTACTAAAAAATCAGATTAATGCTTTATATAACGATATTATTTACAGCGGAACAAATATGTTTATTAGTAATTCTGATAAAGGATTAAATGGAAGCGAATATGGAGAGAAAGTAAGAAGTTTAAGTAACTTTGCTTCAGAAGCAATTTCAGTAGATCCTAGAATTCATTGAAATAACAAACCCAAACAAAATGTAGATATGATCGAAAAAATATTTAATTATAATAGTAATGCTTCAAAAACAAACACAAGTAGTTTAGGAATCGGTAGTTTTGTAAGAGAAAAAACAGTTTTTATAGACAAAAATATAGAAAACTCATTTTTAAAAACTAATTTTTCTACTGGTGGCGGAGTAAATTTTGTAGAGGATCAAAATACAGTTTTTAAAAACTATCCATGATTAAATAGAAGATTGACAGATATATTACCAACTTATAAATGGAGAATATTTGACACAAAATCCCCCGATACAGCTTTACCAATTGATGAAATAGCTGGAGGTTATGATTATTATGATATTTACAATAAAGGTAACTCTATTGTAATAGGTTCTGGTTTTGACCAAGAAGGAAAAATATTACCTGCTACATGAGATACAAATAAAACTTATGGTTGAGATATTATCGGAACTAATATTAAAAAAGATAACAATACTTTAAGTTTGGTTTATAAAGATAATGCACCAGTTGAATCTAAATCTGATGTGAATATAAGATTAACTTTTGCTGACAGTGAAGGGAAACCCATTTATCAAGATGAATCTAAGGTATATAAAACAGAAAAAATAGAAAATCTTTCTAATGATTGAAAAAGAATAACTATTAATCTAGCAGAAGAAAATTTAGGACTAAATGAAAATAAAGTTTTAGCTAGAATTGGTTTAAATATAAAACCTAAGTCAGAAAAATTTAAATTTAATGTTGGTGAATTAAATGTACAAAGTAATAATTTTGTTACAAATCAACAAGAAAAAAACTTTAGAATCTTCAATCCTAAATCTGAATATGTTATCTATAGGAACTATGAAGATCAAGTAAAAAATAGTATTAGATTTAATTGAGAAGTTTCTGATGAAAACTTAGTAGATTATTATCAAATTTATGTATTTAAAGATAATAAATGATTTAGAATTGGAGAAACTAGTCAAACAGCTTATTACTTAAAAGACTTATTAAGTGATAATGGAATAGAAATAGGAATGAGACCTGTATATAAATCTACTGGTAAGAAAGGAGATATCTATAAATTTAAAATTAATTTATAG
- a CDS encoding S1 RNA-binding domain-containing protein, translating to MEKGQKVKAKITSIVNYGAFCEVTDESDVIKGLIHISEFSDYFVGDITQFVNIGDEVDVEVIEFINDKNQVKLSYKRIRPELLKENESKIKETGEGFDNLKNVVADTK from the coding sequence ATGGAAAAAGGACAAAAAGTTAAAGCAAAAATAACAAGTATTGTTAACTATGGTGCCTTTTGTGAAGTTACAGATGAATCTGATGTTATTAAAGGATTGATCCACATATCTGAGTTTTCAGATTACTTTGTTGGTGATATTACTCAATTTGTCAATATTGGTGATGAAGTTGATGTTGAGGTTATTGAATTTATAAATGATAAGAATCAAGTAAAATTAAGTTATAAACGCATTAGACCAGAACTTTTAAAAGAAAATGAATCTAAAATAAAAGAAACTGGAGAAGGTTTTGATAATTTAAAAAATGTTGTAGCAGATACAAAATAG
- a CDS encoding glucose-6-phosphate isomerase — MIKVNFSNSKIEKEIKEFDKEKIKKVDEMIRNKTGQGSDFLGWLDWPVNYDENEYNKMKEVAKKLRQEIEVLLVIGIGGSYLGARAADEMIRGLYPNDKVELIYIGNTMSSTYIDQVVNYVKDKEFGIVNVSKSGTTTEPGISFRVFEKLLVETKSKEIAKKRIVAVTDKAKGALKELATAEGYETFTIPDDIGGRFSVFTPVGVFPLLVAGIDTDALFAGSKQAYEDLKDINNQAYQYAVARYILNTKKGFKAETLVSYELQMQMFSEWWKQLFGESEGKDGKGLFPTSCVFSTDLHSLGQFIQEGTKNILFETIIDVKHPTKDINVPENKENLDGLNYLTKNSFHKINQTALQGVIDAHANDGQVPNIVLEFETMDAKMFGYAIYWFMLAVAMSGYLLGINPFNQPGVEIYKNNMFKLLKKPGY, encoded by the coding sequence ATGATAAAAGTGAACTTTTCTAATTCTAAGATTGAAAAAGAAATTAAAGAATTTGATAAAGAAAAAATTAAAAAAGTTGATGAAATGATTAGAAACAAAACAGGACAAGGTAGTGATTTTTTAGGATGACTTGATTGACCTGTTAACTATGATGAAAATGAATATAACAAAATGAAAGAAGTTGCAAAAAAGCTGCGTCAAGAAATTGAAGTACTTTTAGTTATTGGAATTGGTGGAAGCTATTTGGGAGCAAGAGCTGCTGATGAAATGATTAGAGGTTTATATCCAAATGATAAAGTTGAATTAATTTATATTGGAAATACAATGAGTTCAACTTACATTGATCAAGTTGTAAACTATGTAAAAGATAAAGAATTTGGAATTGTAAATGTTTCAAAATCTGGAACAACTACTGAACCTGGAATTTCATTTAGAGTTTTTGAAAAACTTTTAGTAGAAACAAAATCAAAAGAAATAGCAAAAAAAAGAATTGTAGCAGTTACTGATAAAGCGAAAGGTGCTTTAAAAGAATTAGCAACTGCTGAAGGTTATGAAACTTTTACAATTCCAGACGATATTGGAGGAAGATTTAGTGTATTTACACCAGTTGGAGTTTTCCCTTTATTAGTAGCAGGGATTGATACAGATGCATTATTCGCAGGATCAAAACAAGCTTATGAAGATTTAAAAGATATTAACAATCAAGCATATCAATATGCTGTTGCAAGATACATTTTAAATACTAAAAAAGGCTTTAAAGCAGAAACTTTGGTTAGTTATGAACTACAAATGCAAATGTTTAGCGAATGATGAAAACAACTATTTGGTGAATCAGAAGGAAAAGATGGTAAGGGACTATTCCCAACAAGCTGTGTATTTTCAACTGATTTACACTCTTTAGGACAATTTATACAAGAAGGAACAAAAAATATCTTATTTGAAACAATTATTGATGTAAAACATCCAACAAAAGATATAAATGTTCCAGAAAATAAAGAAAATTTAGATGGATTGAATTATTTAACAAAAAATTCATTCCACAAAATTAATCAAACAGCACTTCAAGGAGTAATTGATGCTCATGCAAATGACGGTCAAGTTCCAAATATTGTTTTAGAATTTGAAACAATGGATGCAAAAATGTTCGGTTATGCAATATACTGATTTATGTTAGCTGTTGCTATGAGCGGATATTTACTTGGAATTAATCCATTCAATCAACCTGGAGTAGAAATTTACAAAAATAACATGTTTAAACTACTTAAAAAACCTGGTTATTAG
- a CDS encoding glycoside hydrolase family 32 protein, whose protein sequence is MKRLFNILGVVALSASSSSFLMSCKKRPIDQSFDVEKSFEIINGTNFNSSEENDKYHNNFHVDAPDYKGMLNDMQGGWFDGTYWHIYFLYNKDAKYDEKGEQIGENGTEWYHMQTKNFINWEYKGLAVKKWNAKGWGDAAGGTLFVDKDGDFKENKIKNGRVAISTAYGGEKGQNILAYYSSPGDKEGNGNDFGYNFNVLNDGEPILKNGQPEGTYPDFRDPHFFKKDGKFVMYVSQLDKFGVYVSDKPLSGYIHKGDYYVKHAMVECANLFELNVNGDSENKKYVFIYGGNGNNKNNDAKSVDNLGTGTYYSVGHLNEDFVFVEEQGPQRLDFGADFYAAKFFEDDSSSVKNDHLIGTGWMSSWDYNRVVPNTGYWGNMSLARKIRLSQDGTGKYCMNQEFLGVNDWDKSISTNSDAINPSKIDGGSYKMDIVFKSTKSSDNVIQFVFNDETYKNILKLDFKNNQIMTQRSSLDKTLKGNKGFTQERAYSTNLNLENDSRITLIVDTTTIEAVLPDRSIISMIKFRDGKTPEKLKIDSLSSKLKFDMNYYSNIKK, encoded by the coding sequence ATGAAAAGATTATTCAACATATTAGGTGTTGTAGCTTTGTCAGCAAGTTCATCATCTTTTTTAATGTCTTGTAAAAAAAGACCAATTGATCAATCTTTTGATGTTGAAAAAAGTTTTGAAATAATAAATGGAACTAACTTTAATTCATCAGAAGAAAATGATAAATATCATAATAATTTTCATGTTGATGCACCAGATTATAAAGGTATGTTAAATGATATGCAAGGTGGATGATTTGACGGAACATATTGACATATTTACTTTTTATATAATAAAGATGCAAAATATGACGAAAAGGGAGAACAAATCGGAGAAAATGGTACTGAATGATACCATATGCAAACTAAAAACTTTATAAATTGAGAATATAAAGGTTTAGCTGTAAAAAAATGAAACGCTAAAGGCTGAGGGGATGCAGCTGGAGGAACTTTATTTGTCGACAAAGATGGAGATTTTAAGGAAAATAAAATAAAAAATGGTAGAGTGGCTATTTCAACGGCATATGGTGGAGAAAAAGGACAAAACATTTTAGCTTATTACTCAAGTCCTGGAGATAAAGAAGGAAATGGCAATGATTTTGGATATAATTTTAATGTTTTAAATGATGGTGAGCCAATTTTAAAAAATGGGCAACCAGAAGGAACTTATCCTGATTTTAGAGACCCACATTTCTTTAAAAAGGACGGAAAATTTGTTATGTATGTATCTCAATTAGATAAATTTGGAGTTTATGTTTCTGATAAACCATTATCTGGATATATACATAAAGGCGATTATTATGTAAAACATGCTATGGTAGAATGTGCAAATTTATTTGAGTTAAACGTCAATGGAGACTCAGAAAATAAAAAATATGTATTTATTTATGGAGGTAACGGGAACAACAAGAATAATGATGCAAAATCAGTTGATAATTTAGGAACTGGAACATATTATTCGGTTGGTCATTTAAATGAAGATTTTGTTTTTGTAGAAGAGCAAGGTCCTCAAAGACTTGATTTTGGAGCAGATTTTTATGCTGCAAAATTCTTTGAAGATGATAGTTCAAGTGTAAAAAACGATCACTTAATAGGAACAGGTTGAATGAGCAGTTGAGATTACAATAGAGTAGTTCCAAATACTGGTTATTGAGGAAATATGTCATTGGCAAGAAAAATTAGACTTTCTCAAGATGGAACTGGAAAATACTGCATGAATCAAGAATTTTTAGGAGTAAATGATTGAGATAAAAGTATTTCAACTAACTCAGATGCTATAAACCCTTCAAAAATTGATGGAGGAAGCTATAAAATGGATATTGTCTTCAAAAGTACAAAAAGTTCTGATAATGTTATCCAATTTGTATTTAATGATGAAACTTATAAAAATATATTGAAATTAGACTTTAAAAATAATCAAATTATGACTCAAAGATCTTCTCTTGATAAAACATTAAAAGGTAATAAAGGATTTACTCAGGAAAGAGCATATAGTACAAATTTAAATTTAGAAAATGATTCTCGTATAACTTTAATAGTAGACACAACAACTATTGAAGCAGTTTTACCTGATAGAAGTATTATTTCTATGATTAAGTTTAGGGACGGAAAAACACCAGAAAAACTTAAAATTGATTCTTTATCAAGTAAGTTAAAATTTGATATGAATTACTATAGTAACATTAAAAAATAA
- a CDS encoding ABC transporter ATP-binding protein, protein MIVIDKVNKYYGKKQVLKDINLTIKDSESIAFLGSNGSGKTTLVEIIAKLLKPTSGSIKYTDESNSEVQKRVGMQFQDGSWPPGTKVLDLVSFYKNKTFLKTKEFEELVEAFNLNEFIKKPIDSLSGGQRQRANCFLSIINEPQVLILDELITGLDLEMQIKLINFFKSYKKNKNLTLLIVSHIPEEVEDLCDRIVILKDGEVYEDKNIKEVKEKYGSLRKRLMDYYEIKN, encoded by the coding sequence ATGATAGTTATTGATAAAGTTAATAAATATTACGGTAAAAAACAAGTATTAAAAGATATAAATTTAACAATTAAAGATTCAGAGTCAATTGCATTTTTAGGTTCAAATGGAAGTGGAAAAACTACATTAGTAGAAATAATTGCTAAGTTGCTAAAGCCAACAAGCGGTTCAATAAAATATACTGATGAGTCAAATTCTGAAGTACAAAAAAGAGTTGGGATGCAATTTCAAGATGGAAGCTGACCACCAGGGACTAAGGTATTAGATTTAGTAAGCTTTTATAAAAATAAAACATTTTTAAAAACAAAAGAGTTTGAAGAATTAGTAGAAGCATTTAACTTAAATGAGTTTATTAAAAAGCCGATTGATTCATTATCTGGAGGTCAAAGACAAAGAGCTAATTGCTTCTTATCAATTATAAATGAACCACAAGTATTAATTTTAGATGAGTTAATCACCGGTCTTGACCTAGAGATGCAAATAAAATTAATCAACTTTTTTAAAAGTTATAAAAAAAATAAAAATTTAACTCTTTTAATTGTTTCTCATATTCCTGAAGAAGTTGAAGATCTTTGCGATAGAATTGTTATTCTAAAAGATGGTGAGGTTTATGAAGATAAAAACATAAAAGAAGTTAAAGAAAAATATGGTAGTTTAAGAAAAAGATTAATGGATTATTATGAAATCAAGAATTAA
- a CDS encoding aminotransferase class V-fold PLP-dependent enzyme — MSYKKHFPYFYFNKDDIYFDSAATALKPKQVLDAEYEYNVKIAANTHNNLFKNAYIANEMLIETRKKVANFIGTSNYEQIIFTSGTTHSLNQVAFGLKKVLKKDDEILLTILEHSSNLLPWKILEEQIGIKINFLDLNSDGTIDVDNIKNKINKNTKIVSFANVSNTMGSLNDVKKITSIIKSINENIIVIVDGAQSVSHIKSNVNDWNIDFFCFSAHKMFGPFGLGVLWGKKQLLESLDPIMYGGGNNSSIEYEKYILAKVPYKFEAGTLNLSAIAGLKAAIDFIEEHNIENINNYLRDLKKYFIANINKIELEKFEFYNINNHEPIILFNLKNVNAQDFGSFLNKKYNILVRTGKHCARLAKHLIDSESTIRISLSIYNNKEDIDKLIIALQDADSWIDELL; from the coding sequence ATGAGTTATAAAAAACATTTTCCATATTTTTATTTTAATAAAGATGATATTTATTTTGATTCAGCAGCAACAGCTTTAAAACCAAAGCAAGTTTTAGATGCAGAATATGAATATAATGTAAAAATCGCTGCAAATACTCATAATAATTTATTCAAAAACGCTTATATTGCAAATGAAATGCTTATTGAAACTAGAAAAAAAGTTGCAAATTTTATTGGCACAAGCAATTATGAACAAATTATTTTTACAAGTGGTACAACCCATTCTTTGAATCAAGTGGCATTTGGATTGAAAAAAGTTTTAAAAAAAGATGATGAAATTCTTTTAACTATTTTAGAACATTCTTCAAATTTACTACCATGAAAAATATTAGAAGAGCAAATTGGAATAAAAATTAACTTTTTAGATTTGAATTCTGATGGAACAATTGATGTTGATAATATAAAAAATAAAATTAATAAAAATACTAAAATAGTTTCTTTTGCAAATGTTTCTAACACTATGGGTTCGCTTAATGATGTTAAAAAAATCACAAGTATTATAAAGAGTATTAATGAAAATATTATAGTTATAGTTGATGGAGCTCAATCGGTTTCTCATATTAAATCTAATGTTAATGATTGAAATATTGATTTTTTTTGTTTTTCAGCACATAAAATGTTTGGTCCTTTTGGTTTAGGGGTTTTATGAGGAAAAAAACAATTATTAGAATCCTTAGATCCAATTATGTATGGTGGAGGAAATAACTCTTCAATTGAATACGAAAAATATATTCTTGCAAAAGTGCCTTACAAATTTGAAGCAGGAACTTTAAATTTAAGTGCTATTGCTGGTTTAAAAGCGGCAATTGATTTTATTGAAGAGCATAATATTGAAAACATAAATAACTATTTAAGAGATTTAAAAAAATATTTCATAGCAAACATTAATAAAATCGAATTGGAAAAGTTTGAGTTTTATAATATTAATAATCATGAACCAATCATTTTGTTTAATTTAAAAAATGTAAATGCTCAAGATTTTGGATCATTTTTAAATAAAAAATACAATATTTTAGTAAGAACAGGAAAACATTGTGCTCGATTAGCTAAACATTTAATTGATAGCGAATCAACAATTAGAATAAGTTTATCAATTTATAATAACAAAGAAGATATTGATAAATTAATAATTGCTTTACAAGATGCTGATAGTTGAATTGATGAATTATTATAA
- the sufU gene encoding Fe-S cluster assembly sulfur transfer protein SufU → MIDKNDKLLLRSIIMEHFTNPENKGLIENEKNIYVKYQDSPTCADAIDVQLTYENNQVKNAKFEGVGCAISTAAIDILCNQIINKSKEEALNILSNYHNMIVGQNYNEDILDELIIFYQIYQQGNRINCALLGADGLKNILESEVK, encoded by the coding sequence ATGATAGATAAAAATGACAAATTATTGCTTCGTTCTATAATTATGGAACACTTTACAAATCCAGAAAATAAAGGACTAATTGAAAATGAAAAAAATATTTATGTAAAATATCAAGATTCACCAACTTGTGCAGATGCAATTGATGTTCAATTAACTTATGAAAATAATCAAGTTAAAAATGCAAAGTTTGAAGGAGTTGGTTGTGCAATCAGTACAGCTGCAATTGATATTTTATGCAATCAAATTATTAATAAATCAAAAGAAGAAGCTTTAAATATATTGTCAAATTATCATAATATGATTGTTGGACAAAATTATAATGAAGATATATTGGATGAGTTAATTATTTTTTATCAAATCTATCAACAAGGCAATCGTATTAATTGTGCCTTACTTGGTGCAGATGGCTTAAAAAATATATTAGAAAGTGAGGTTAAGTAA
- a CDS encoding SufB/SufD family protein, which produces MVFLNEKTVIDFSSKIDNQLVFENDDKKIIFLSDIQGDIEINIKESCNVNLHFIFVSNNNFDKKTFNIIINLEKYANLVLNIANLTKYDCDDNISINLRDENSSVEYYSASIANQEYKKNSIIKVCHLARNTKSNICAYEVLKNKSKGFIRCISDIKNGSSSSEAHQELRLLVLDKEAKANSDPVLLIDENDIVASHANAIGMLDPDQIFYLRSRGLTKQQSQELILMGYFEPVFINLENDNIAMHLKDILKGMI; this is translated from the coding sequence ATGGTTTTTTTAAATGAAAAAACAGTTATAGATTTTTCTAGCAAGATTGATAATCAATTAGTTTTTGAAAATGATGATAAAAAAATCATTTTTTTAAGCGATATTCAAGGTGATATAGAAATCAATATAAAAGAAAGTTGTAATGTTAATCTACATTTTATATTTGTATCAAACAATAATTTTGACAAAAAAACTTTTAATATAATTATTAATTTAGAAAAATATGCTAATTTGGTTTTAAATATTGCTAATTTAACTAAATATGATTGTGATGATAATATCTCAATTAATTTAAGAGATGAAAATAGTTCAGTTGAGTATTATAGTGCTTCAATTGCAAACCAAGAATACAAAAAAAACTCAATTATAAAAGTATGTCATTTAGCAAGAAATACAAAATCTAATATTTGTGCATATGAAGTTTTAAAAAACAAGTCAAAAGGTTTTATTAGATGTATAAGCGATATTAAAAATGGTTCTAGTTCAAGTGAAGCGCATCAAGAATTACGATTGTTAGTTTTAGATAAAGAAGCAAAAGCAAATTCAGATCCAGTTTTATTAATTGATGAAAATGATATCGTTGCAAGTCATGCAAATGCAATTGGTATGTTAGACCCAGATCAAATCTTTTATTTGCGTTCAAGAGGATTAACAAAACAACAGTCACAAGAATTAATTTTAATGGGATATTTTGAACCTGTTTTTATTAATTTAGAAAATGATAATATAGCTATGCATTTAAAAGATATATTAAAAGGAATGATTTAA